From one Pseudobdellovibrionaceae bacterium genomic stretch:
- the flgM gene encoding flagellar biosynthesis anti-sigma factor FlgM, translated as MKVTNNSAGTNVQNINSAKQKAVDGTDAKGGSGVDKAEPGSVKLNLSDRAQAFQKAKEIASKVDVDEAKVARLQKLIDEGKYSVDASAIADRLVDDHLGMPE; from the coding sequence ATGAAGGTCACCAATAATAGTGCGGGCACAAATGTGCAGAACATTAATTCAGCCAAGCAAAAGGCTGTTGATGGTACCGATGCCAAAGGTGGTTCTGGTGTAGACAAAGCAGAACCAGGATCAGTGAAGCTGAATCTTTCTGATCGCGCTCAAGCATTTCAGAAAGCCAAGGAGATTGCCAGCAAGGTGGACGTGGATGAGGCCAAGGTGGCCCGTTTGCAGAAGTTGATTGACGAGGGCAAGTACTCGGTTGATGCTTCAGCCATTGCTGACCGTTTGGTCGACGATCACTTGGGCATGCCGGAGTGA
- a CDS encoding rod-binding protein, producing MSGPLPVKNTFSLVQQQPTREAQEKRLREAAELYERHFLNEMVKAMRKTVPEGQGVLPGSFAEKLYRDQLDQQYVEAWGKKGGVGLGEMIYQQLQEKVLGGMRPIGHPQGPLPLNPNKSTHGPVRLEKATEENGSMHLLLDGTQQQGASRLPVTSPWSGRVAEAFQSNDGRAKMKIRHVDGVESILNYQGSILGLKAGEDVVAGQSLGWIDPDAGKLTWTVTKNGA from the coding sequence ATGAGTGGACCACTCCCGGTCAAAAACACCTTTAGCCTTGTTCAACAACAGCCAACACGTGAAGCGCAGGAAAAGCGACTTCGCGAGGCAGCGGAACTCTATGAGCGTCACTTTCTCAATGAGATGGTCAAGGCGATGAGGAAAACCGTCCCTGAAGGGCAGGGAGTGTTGCCAGGGAGTTTTGCCGAGAAACTCTATCGCGATCAATTGGATCAACAGTACGTGGAAGCCTGGGGAAAAAAGGGCGGCGTTGGATTGGGCGAGATGATCTACCAGCAGCTTCAGGAAAAAGTCTTGGGCGGTATGAGGCCCATTGGTCATCCCCAGGGTCCCTTGCCCCTAAATCCAAACAAATCAACACACGGACCTGTTCGTTTGGAAAAGGCCACGGAAGAAAACGGCTCCATGCATTTGCTGCTTGATGGGACTCAACAGCAGGGAGCCAGTAGGCTTCCCGTCACTAGCCCTTGGTCTGGGCGCGTGGCAGAAGCATTCCAGTCAAACGACGGCAGAGCGAAGATGAAAATTCGCCATGTTGACGGAGTGGAATCGATTTTGAATTATCAAGGAAGTATCCTTGGCCTAAAGGCGGGCGAGGATGTGGTTGCAGGACAGAGCCTCGGTTGGATTGATCCTGACGCAGGCAAGTTGACCTGGACGGTGACCAAAAACGGCGCATGA